The Algoriphagus sp. TR-M9 genome has a window encoding:
- a CDS encoding DMT family transporter — translation MNWIFLIIGGLFEVAFAFCLGQAKESIGTAKIWWYAGFVLCLAISMSLLIKATQTLPLGTAYAVWTGIGAVGTVLVGIFIFRESAEFWRLFFLATLIGSIIGLKVVSH, via the coding sequence ATGAACTGGATATTTTTGATCATAGGAGGCTTATTTGAAGTAGCCTTTGCCTTTTGCCTGGGACAAGCCAAGGAATCCATTGGCACTGCCAAAATTTGGTGGTATGCAGGCTTCGTGCTCTGCCTCGCGATTAGTATGAGCCTCTTGATCAAAGCTACCCAGACCCTGCCCTTAGGCACGGCTTACGCAGTATGGACTGGAATTGGCGCTGTAGGCACAGTCCTAGTGGGTATTTTTATTTTCAGGGAATCAGCCGAATTCTGGAGACTCTTTTTCCTGGCCACCTTGATCGGCTCTATTATTGGGTTGAAAGTAGTGAGTCATTAG
- a CDS encoding translocation/assembly module TamB domain-containing protein, which translates to MEKNAKVTDFLHKAFRILLWVVFSLLMLLIVLALALQVTWVQNKTIDTITGILNKDSKFHTEIGNIRLTWWDALELNEVQILDHRDSLMIGARKLTADFDLLSVLPPGDPTLNAVRVEEAQLHLAVHEGDSVMNINLWVEELTDLFSTGSSNRKGANFYINEVALRNSEVNIINENTEPITDGVDYAKLRFGNITLNANNFSVEQGEIGAEIKLLTGVEQSSGLEIQELVTDLTFSPEYLEFDRLSLKTKKSHIKDFLRFEYASVGSFSDFVDKVVLIANMDESKIDLGDLKLFAPNLPDIDDQIYLSGKVTGPVSDFKSDEFLVRLGEKTALFGAFQLDGLPDVNDTYINLSLKNSTILASDLGPYLKQEQEVQIQKFNTIRLTADFAGYLHRFDTNGEFKTAIGDLIGRLRFEKVNELPIIVSNITLKNLDLGVLTGNRELFQKVSLQGRVNTEGNTLENILVDVDANVSKFGFNHYNYSNIDTDATYGLDLFRGNLSIADPNLKMDARGSVNLRASTDSVRLNLQIDTAFLDSLHFAERASFISGKIDVDTKGIDLDEVQGIARFRDVSVGFEDRFLEVGDFYFQSLFAGGTRTMSVNSDYLVAAASGQFDLKQMGSDLEILLQQYISIIINEEQPIADLERNFSETYNLDLNLRLIDINPIVQLLEPDLSFSKNTVLEGAFYQTKENTVFNFFTSIDTLIYQGNTARDINIDFNTSKLINSPDILASFYIYSKNQQLGKSLEFTNLGFEAIWDQNEVDMNFTLDQDSTQSAARVDAFARFSASNTELVFEPSSLKVLNREWQFDPLNQITITPGEIAVDSLKLFSEGQSISLQGKISESPEEKLMLAIKHVNLDLLNTLLPQDFDGTTDGQIVFQNLFNSPKIQGNVNLDQVAINDFPIGDMQGDVDLNTDRLQLSLVNRNEERESIRVEGYITVPEQEIFIDAHLNEASLVIAEPFLSNYISNLGGTIKGDMAIRGTTSNPEIDGIGTLNQGKLTVNYLKTTYLLNGNILFKPQQISFQEVDLRDLYNNRATLTGGINHNGFNNIRFDMKADMENLQVMNTSERDNETFFGTAFVTGNAEVVGTTTNLDINARATSQPNTRIFIPLTDNSSQTQEDFIHMINVQDTVRIQEIADEINRLEIENVRMNFVLDITPDAYAEIIIDPRTEEKISGRGRGVLTMNVDTQGNFTLNGTYEITEGLYNFSLYNVLKKEFRIKPGGRITWYGDPYEGIMNISAEYQESVSLQPLLASTVTTNTDQNTGSSRRYPVKVLLNLEGELLSPDITFGFDFTEFPSSGEAQTTISSFQNRIANDEQEMNRQVFSVIMTRSFSPEGQFSGVSNFSSSLGQLLSSQLNSFLGQVDKNLEIDLDVASLDQNTLETFQLSVAYTFLDGRLRVSRDGGFTDNTGNASASSIIGDWQAEYMLTEEGVYRIRIFNRNNFNTFTSLSLSENVSTYGVALSQNVSFNSFSELFNKITRKKNEKLIINDSDDYLRYQRSEEDWKEINLDNIENRLDSLNQNRPIEIPQNRRD; encoded by the coding sequence TTGGAAAAGAACGCGAAAGTTACGGATTTTTTGCACAAAGCGTTTCGGATTCTACTTTGGGTAGTCTTTTCCCTGCTCATGCTTTTGATTGTTTTGGCCTTGGCTCTCCAAGTCACTTGGGTTCAAAACAAGACCATTGATACCATAACAGGTATTCTGAACAAAGATTCCAAATTCCACACCGAAATTGGAAATATACGACTCACCTGGTGGGATGCGCTGGAGCTGAACGAGGTACAAATCCTTGATCACCGGGATAGCCTGATGATAGGGGCTCGAAAACTCACCGCGGATTTTGACCTGCTCTCTGTATTGCCACCGGGAGATCCCACTCTGAATGCAGTACGCGTGGAAGAAGCCCAGCTCCATCTGGCAGTGCATGAGGGGGATTCTGTCATGAACATCAATCTTTGGGTAGAGGAGCTCACCGACCTCTTCAGCACAGGGTCATCTAACCGAAAGGGAGCAAATTTCTACATCAATGAAGTGGCGCTTCGCAATTCGGAGGTAAATATTATCAATGAAAATACAGAGCCCATCACAGATGGTGTGGATTATGCAAAGCTGCGTTTTGGAAACATCACACTTAATGCCAATAATTTCAGCGTAGAGCAAGGAGAGATTGGTGCTGAAATCAAATTACTTACCGGCGTAGAGCAAAGTTCAGGACTGGAGATTCAGGAACTGGTGACCGATTTGACTTTTTCCCCAGAGTATTTGGAATTTGACCGACTTAGCCTGAAAACCAAAAAAAGTCACATCAAAGACTTTCTTCGATTTGAATATGCCTCAGTGGGTTCATTTTCCGATTTCGTAGATAAGGTGGTACTCATCGCCAATATGGATGAGTCTAAAATTGACCTGGGTGACCTCAAGCTTTTTGCCCCTAACCTCCCGGATATTGATGATCAGATTTACCTCTCTGGCAAAGTAACCGGGCCGGTTTCAGACTTTAAATCCGATGAGTTTTTAGTACGATTGGGTGAGAAAACTGCGCTTTTTGGCGCGTTTCAGTTAGATGGCCTGCCAGATGTAAATGACACTTACATCAACCTTTCCCTGAAAAACTCTACCATCCTGGCATCCGATCTAGGCCCTTATTTGAAACAGGAGCAAGAAGTACAAATCCAAAAGTTTAACACCATTCGACTTACCGCAGACTTTGCAGGCTACCTCCACCGGTTTGACACCAATGGAGAATTCAAAACGGCTATAGGGGATCTTATCGGAAGGCTGCGATTTGAAAAGGTAAACGAGCTACCTATCATCGTCTCAAACATTACCCTAAAAAACCTGGATCTGGGCGTATTGACCGGCAACAGGGAGCTTTTCCAAAAAGTAAGCCTTCAAGGAAGAGTGAATACAGAGGGAAATACACTTGAAAATATACTCGTAGATGTAGATGCCAACGTATCCAAATTTGGCTTTAATCACTACAACTACAGCAACATCGACACAGACGCCACCTATGGCCTGGATCTTTTCCGTGGCAATCTCAGTATCGCAGATCCCAACTTAAAAATGGACGCCAGAGGATCCGTAAATCTACGAGCATCTACAGACTCCGTTCGCTTAAACCTACAAATCGACACCGCCTTTTTGGACTCCTTGCATTTTGCTGAGCGTGCGTCATTTATCAGCGGAAAAATCGATGTCGACACCAAAGGCATAGATCTAGACGAAGTGCAGGGAATAGCTAGGTTTAGGGATGTCTCGGTAGGCTTTGAAGATCGCTTTCTAGAAGTGGGAGATTTTTACTTCCAATCCCTCTTTGCCGGAGGCACGCGGACCATGTCGGTGAATTCAGATTACCTGGTGGCAGCAGCATCTGGACAGTTTGACCTAAAGCAAATGGGAAGTGATCTGGAGATCCTTTTGCAACAGTACATTTCCATCATTATAAATGAAGAACAGCCCATTGCGGACCTGGAACGGAATTTTTCAGAAACCTACAATCTTGATTTAAATCTTCGGTTGATTGATATAAACCCCATCGTACAATTACTCGAACCTGATTTGTCATTTTCCAAAAACACCGTGCTGGAAGGGGCATTTTATCAAACAAAGGAGAATACTGTATTCAATTTCTTTACCAGCATAGACACCCTGATCTACCAGGGAAACACTGCTCGGGACATTAATATTGACTTCAACACCTCCAAACTGATCAACAGTCCGGATATTCTGGCTTCCTTCTACATCTATTCCAAAAACCAACAACTGGGTAAATCCCTGGAATTTACCAATCTGGGATTTGAAGCGATCTGGGATCAAAATGAGGTGGATATGAACTTTACCTTAGATCAGGATTCTACTCAAAGTGCGGCCAGAGTGGATGCATTTGCGCGGTTTTCCGCTAGTAATACGGAGCTGGTGTTTGAACCCTCTTCGCTGAAAGTTTTGAACAGAGAATGGCAATTTGATCCGTTGAACCAAATCACCATTACTCCAGGAGAAATAGCTGTGGATAGTTTGAAGCTATTCAGCGAAGGTCAGTCTATTTCCCTACAGGGGAAAATAAGTGAATCCCCGGAAGAAAAACTCATGCTGGCGATAAAGCATGTCAATCTCGACCTGCTAAATACGCTTTTGCCGCAGGACTTTGACGGAACTACGGATGGGCAAATCGTTTTTCAAAATTTATTCAATTCACCCAAAATCCAAGGCAACGTCAATCTAGATCAAGTAGCGATCAACGATTTCCCGATTGGAGACATGCAGGGAGATGTGGATCTGAATACCGATAGGCTTCAGCTTTCTCTAGTCAATAGAAATGAGGAGCGGGAATCCATCAGAGTAGAAGGCTACATCACCGTACCTGAGCAGGAAATATTCATAGATGCACACCTGAACGAGGCCAGCCTGGTCATAGCAGAGCCATTCCTGTCCAATTACATTTCCAATCTGGGTGGTACCATCAAGGGGGACATGGCCATCCGGGGTACTACTTCCAATCCGGAAATCGATGGCATAGGCACACTCAATCAAGGCAAGCTCACCGTCAATTACCTCAAAACCACCTACCTGCTAAATGGAAACATCCTTTTCAAGCCTCAGCAGATCAGTTTTCAGGAGGTGGATCTGCGAGATCTGTATAACAACCGAGCCACTCTTACCGGTGGAATCAACCATAATGGCTTCAACAATATCAGATTTGACATGAAAGCTGACATGGAAAATCTACAGGTGATGAACACATCTGAAAGAGACAACGAAACATTTTTTGGTACGGCCTTCGTCACCGGCAATGCAGAAGTAGTGGGCACTACTACAAATCTGGATATCAATGCCCGGGCTACCAGCCAGCCGAATACCCGGATTTTTATTCCTTTGACAGACAATAGTTCCCAAACCCAGGAGGACTTTATCCACATGATCAATGTGCAGGATACCGTGAGAATCCAGGAAATAGCGGATGAAATTAATCGCTTGGAAATAGAAAATGTACGGATGAATTTCGTCTTGGACATCACACCGGACGCCTATGCAGAAATCATCATTGACCCTAGAACTGAGGAGAAAATCTCCGGTCGTGGCCGTGGAGTTTTGACTATGAATGTAGATACCCAGGGCAACTTCACTTTGAACGGCACCTATGAAATCACGGAAGGACTCTATAACTTCTCACTTTACAATGTGCTCAAAAAGGAATTCAGGATCAAGCCCGGCGGCAGGATCACCTGGTATGGAGACCCGTATGAGGGCATCATGAATATCTCTGCCGAATACCAGGAATCCGTGTCCCTACAGCCTTTACTCGCGAGTACAGTGACCACCAATACAGATCAAAACACCGGTTCAAGTAGGCGCTACCCAGTCAAAGTCCTACTCAATCTAGAAGGTGAACTACTCTCTCCTGACATCACCTTTGGCTTTGATTTTACCGAATTCCCAAGTAGTGGTGAGGCTCAGACTACCATTTCCTCCTTTCAGAATAGAATAGCCAATGATGAGCAGGAAATGAACCGACAGGTATTCTCAGTCATCATGACTCGATCATTTTCGCCAGAGGGACAGTTTTCCGGTGTGTCCAACTTCTCTTCAAGTCTGGGCCAGCTGCTTTCTTCACAGCTCAATTCCTTTTTGGGACAGGTGGATAAAAACCTGGAAATAGACCTTGACGTGGCCAGTCTGGACCAAAACACCCTGGAAACCTTCCAGCTCAGCGTGGCCTATACCTTCTTGGATGGCCGATTGCGCGTATCACGGGATGGGGGATTTACAGACAATACCGGAAATGCCAGCGCTTCATCCATCATAGGAGACTGGCAGGCTGAGTACATGCTCACCGAAGAGGGCGTATACAGGATCCGGATTTTCAACAGAAACAATTTCAATACCTTCACCTCTCTTTCTCTCTCCGAAAATGTCTCTACCTACGGAGTTGCGCTTTCGCAGAATGTGTCCTTCAACTCATTTTCTGAGCTGTTTAACAAAATCACCCGTAAGAAAAATGAAAAGCTGATCATCAACGATTCAGATGACTACCTCAGGTATCAACGCAGTGAGGAAGACTGGAAGGAAATCAACTTGGACAATATAGAAAACAGACTTGATTCACTCAATCAAAACCGTCCCATAGAAATCCCTCAAAACCGAAGGGATTAG
- a CDS encoding DUF502 domain-containing protein, whose amino-acid sequence MPSEANLAPTPQAKKQRGFFLDTLIQGFLILLPLTIILILLSVVFNFIFKIVSPLSTLLDGGADSPHWLINVLSFGIFCAFIFLIGVVVRNRVGKVYFKTFERKYLSRIPLYSLIHQTVYQFIGVKKLPFSEVVLIDPFKTGTMMTGFVTDQIQDRYVTVFVPTAPNPTNGNIYHVRKDDVIPLSSTTQDAMRTIMGMGAGTSDILVNTNLDELCTKYDLEKKYGVDGDPGAELIDENKEKESNDSLLSTQ is encoded by the coding sequence ATGCCCTCAGAAGCCAACTTAGCACCTACTCCCCAAGCCAAAAAACAACGAGGTTTTTTCCTGGATACATTGATACAGGGATTTTTGATTTTGCTTCCGTTGACGATTATCCTTATTCTGCTTTCGGTAGTTTTTAATTTTATTTTCAAAATAGTTTCGCCGCTGAGCACATTGCTAGATGGTGGTGCGGACAGCCCACACTGGCTGATCAATGTGCTGTCATTTGGAATTTTCTGTGCGTTTATATTTCTAATCGGTGTGGTGGTGCGCAATAGGGTAGGGAAGGTGTATTTCAAAACTTTCGAAAGAAAATACCTCTCAAGAATTCCCCTTTATAGTCTGATTCATCAGACCGTTTACCAATTCATTGGAGTTAAAAAACTGCCTTTTTCTGAAGTAGTGCTCATTGATCCATTCAAAACAGGAACGATGATGACGGGCTTTGTGACAGATCAGATTCAGGATAGGTATGTAACGGTTTTTGTGCCTACTGCGCCAAACCCTACCAATGGTAATATCTATCATGTGCGTAAGGATGATGTGATTCCGCTAAGTTCCACCACACAGGATGCCATGCGTACGATTATGGGGATGGGAGCGGGGACTTCTGATATTTTGGTCAATACCAATTTGGATGAGCTATGTACCAAATACGACTTGGAAAAGAAATATGGGGTGGATGGAGACCCAGGAGCAGAGTTAATAGATGAAAATAAAGAAAAAGAGTCTAATGACTCACTACTTTCAACCCAATAA
- the smpB gene encoding SsrA-binding protein, whose product MAKDNKFDKVINIKNRKASFQFEFVDTYVAGMVLKGTEIKSIRESKVSLTEAFCIFLQGELYVRQMHIAPYSMAASYNHVAIRDRKLLLNKKELEKLQTKSQEKGLTIIPVRIFINDRGMAKMEIALGRGKKSHDKRQDLKEKDAKREIQRMAFD is encoded by the coding sequence ATGGCTAAGGATAATAAGTTTGACAAAGTCATCAATATAAAAAACAGGAAAGCTAGTTTTCAGTTTGAATTCGTAGACACCTACGTGGCCGGTATGGTGCTGAAAGGCACAGAAATTAAGTCCATACGAGAGTCCAAAGTGTCTTTGACTGAGGCTTTTTGTATTTTCCTTCAAGGGGAGTTGTATGTACGTCAAATGCATATTGCGCCATACTCCATGGCTGCGAGCTATAATCATGTGGCGATTCGGGACAGAAAGCTGCTTTTGAATAAAAAGGAACTGGAGAAACTCCAAACTAAGTCGCAGGAAAAGGGGCTGACTATCATTCCTGTTCGTATATTTATCAATGACCGGGGAATGGCAAAAATGGAAATTGCTCTCGGTAGAGGCAAAAAGTCTCACGATAAACGACAGGATCTGAAAGAAAAAGATGCAAAAAGAGAAATCCAGCGAATGGCCTTTGATTGA
- a CDS encoding ribonuclease HII, which yields MILKPFLEASRIEAGCDEVGRGCLAGPVVAAAVILPPNYSNAWINDSKKLGKRQREDLIEEIKEKSLAWKVAEASVAEIDQINILNASFLAMSRAVQGLSIQPEHLLIDGNRFRSDLQIPFTCVIKGDGKFASIAAASILAKVYRDKFMEKLAEEFPHYGWEKNAGYPTKAHRTGIETHGDCIWHRKSFKLLKDQLSLDI from the coding sequence ATGATTCTAAAACCCTTTTTAGAAGCTAGCAGAATAGAGGCTGGGTGTGATGAAGTAGGCCGAGGCTGTCTGGCTGGACCAGTGGTAGCAGCAGCGGTTATTTTGCCGCCAAACTATAGCAATGCCTGGATCAATGACTCCAAAAAACTGGGCAAAAGACAGCGCGAAGACCTGATCGAGGAGATCAAAGAAAAGTCACTGGCCTGGAAAGTAGCAGAAGCCAGCGTGGCAGAAATCGACCAGATCAATATTCTCAACGCTTCTTTTCTCGCCATGAGCAGAGCAGTCCAAGGACTGTCCATCCAGCCAGAGCATCTATTAATCGATGGCAACCGGTTCAGGTCTGACTTGCAGATCCCTTTTACCTGTGTCATTAAAGGTGATGGAAAGTTTGCCAGCATAGCAGCTGCATCTATTTTGGCAAAGGTGTACCGGGATAAATTCATGGAAAAGCTGGCCGAAGAGTTTCCCCATTATGGCTGGGAGAAAAACGCCGGCTACCCCACTAAAGCACATCGAACAGGCATAGAAACCCATGGGGATTGTATTTGGCACCGGAAGAGTTTTAAGCTGTTGAAAGACCAATTATCCTTGGATATTTGA
- a CDS encoding cryptochrome/photolyase family protein — protein MAKKQKIILFWFRRDLRLQDNTGLSQALKQHENVLPLFIFDTNILSKLESKKDARVAFIHDQIKEIHNSLGEKGSSLLVKTGAPIDIFDELLGAYDIQAVFTNSDYEPYAKKRDEEVKNRLENESIPFHTFKDQLIFEPGEILNGSGEFYKVFTPFSKVWLDKFNSTTIQLSDNPNWKNLFKTKPFDLPSLGDIGFEKSELEIPNNSLDKNLIKEYDQTRDFPAKNGTSRLGVHLRFGTLSIRKLALEAAKLNSTYLNELIWREFYMMILAYNPQVVDEAFKPAYDRIPWRNNEEEFKAWCDGKTGYPIVDAGMRELNTTGYMHNRVRMVVASFLTKHLLIDWRWGEAYFASKLLDYELASNNGGWQWAAGTGTDAQPYFRVFNPYSQQEKFDKNWKYIKKWIPEINSEKYPKPIVDHKFARQRAIDTYKSALAE, from the coding sequence ATGGCGAAAAAACAAAAAATAATCCTATTCTGGTTTAGAAGAGATTTGAGACTCCAGGACAATACCGGACTGTCCCAAGCACTAAAACAACACGAAAATGTACTGCCCCTATTTATTTTTGACACAAATATTCTTTCCAAACTTGAAAGTAAAAAAGATGCTCGTGTTGCATTTATTCATGATCAAATCAAGGAAATCCACAATTCATTAGGAGAAAAAGGATCCTCGCTCTTAGTGAAAACCGGTGCTCCAATAGATATCTTCGATGAGCTGCTGGGGGCCTATGATATTCAAGCGGTATTTACCAATAGTGACTATGAGCCTTACGCTAAAAAAAGGGACGAGGAAGTTAAAAACAGGCTTGAAAACGAGTCCATTCCTTTTCACACCTTCAAGGACCAGCTAATATTCGAACCGGGTGAAATACTGAATGGATCCGGCGAATTTTACAAGGTCTTCACCCCTTTCAGCAAGGTTTGGCTGGACAAGTTCAACTCCACAACTATCCAGCTTTCTGATAACCCAAACTGGAAAAACCTTTTTAAAACCAAGCCCTTTGACTTACCAAGCTTAGGGGATATTGGTTTTGAAAAATCGGAGCTAGAAATCCCCAATAATAGCCTTGACAAAAACCTGATCAAGGAGTACGATCAGACCAGGGATTTCCCTGCCAAAAATGGTACTTCTAGACTAGGAGTTCATCTGCGCTTCGGTACCCTTTCCATTCGCAAACTGGCACTAGAGGCAGCAAAGCTGAACTCCACCTATCTGAATGAATTGATATGGAGGGAGTTTTACATGATGATTTTGGCCTACAATCCCCAGGTGGTAGATGAGGCATTTAAACCCGCTTATGACAGGATTCCATGGAGAAACAATGAGGAGGAATTTAAAGCCTGGTGCGATGGCAAAACAGGCTATCCCATAGTGGATGCTGGGATGCGTGAGCTCAATACCACAGGCTATATGCACAATCGGGTACGGATGGTGGTCGCTTCATTTCTCACCAAACATTTACTCATAGACTGGAGATGGGGAGAGGCCTATTTTGCCAGCAAACTACTGGACTACGAGCTGGCCAGCAACAATGGCGGATGGCAATGGGCTGCGGGAACAGGCACAGATGCCCAGCCCTATTTCCGTGTTTTCAACCCATACTCCCAGCAGGAGAAATTTGATAAAAACTGGAAGTACATCAAAAAATGGATTCCAGAAATAAATAGCGAGAAGTACCCAAAACCCATCGTAGATCATAAATTTGCAAGACAACGAGCAATCGACACCTATAAATCAGCCCTTGCAGAATGA
- a CDS encoding HNH endonuclease has translation MEKRVLVLNLDHSPVAVVSPQKAIVLLLLEKANCLSVYELLQIRTVSRSFDYPAVIRLNAYKNIPYRGVLLNRNNLFRRDGGECQYCGSRKQLTIDHVVPRSKGGKTNWMNLITACHRCNVNKGDKTPEQAGLTLRMEPFKPSLAYFLVDYAERQAEEWLPFLDSKVVQ, from the coding sequence ATGGAAAAACGGGTATTGGTGTTGAATTTGGATCATTCTCCTGTGGCAGTGGTTTCGCCACAAAAAGCCATCGTGCTATTACTTTTGGAGAAAGCCAACTGCCTTTCGGTATATGAACTGCTACAGATCCGCACCGTCAGCCGGAGTTTCGATTATCCTGCTGTGATCCGCCTGAATGCCTACAAAAATATTCCTTATCGTGGCGTCTTGCTCAACAGAAACAACCTATTTCGAAGGGATGGGGGAGAGTGCCAGTATTGCGGCAGCAGAAAGCAACTGACCATAGACCATGTGGTGCCCAGATCCAAGGGCGGCAAAACCAACTGGATGAACCTGATCACTGCCTGCCATCGCTGCAATGTCAATAAAGGCGATAAGACGCCTGAGCAGGCCGGGCTTACTTTGCGGATGGAGCCCTTCAAGCCCAGTCTTGCCTACTTCCTAGTGGACTATGCGGAAAGACAGGCTGAGGAGTGGTTGCCATTTTTAGATTCAAAAGTGGTTCAATAG
- a CDS encoding Smr/MutS family protein → MNIGDRVRLLHGKEEGVIRKISSSGRIEIEIEDGFIIPALKAEVVLIHETEKKHFGEKENPEPEIPSPTPISAPKDQGLYLAFIPINDQNLSLYLINDSKQAYLAHVSEVFGANQRTLFAAALNAGEAKKFDDRLLKEMDEWPAFLLRFIPIHNRLEKAIPAFERQLKMKPTQFFRHLSKAPRLDKTAYLFALEQTTKELDIRALNQELEELNPKSAPIKTVKPGRNIDLHIEKLVKDSHGMSNSEMLRIQLDTFEKNLDQAMASGMDEITFIHGLGNGVLRKEIHKCLSQMQNIKYFQDTQKDQWGYGATLVRIS, encoded by the coding sequence ATGAACATCGGAGACAGAGTAAGATTATTACACGGGAAGGAAGAAGGAGTAATCCGCAAAATATCCTCCAGCGGAAGAATTGAGATAGAAATCGAAGACGGATTTATTATCCCGGCTCTCAAAGCCGAAGTCGTACTCATACACGAGACTGAAAAAAAGCACTTTGGCGAAAAGGAGAACCCCGAACCCGAGATCCCTTCCCCTACTCCCATATCGGCACCGAAGGACCAAGGGCTTTATCTGGCTTTTATCCCAATAAATGACCAAAACCTCAGCCTATACCTGATCAATGACAGCAAGCAAGCCTATCTCGCGCATGTATCTGAGGTATTTGGCGCAAATCAACGTACGCTCTTTGCGGCAGCTTTGAATGCCGGGGAAGCCAAGAAATTTGACGATAGATTACTAAAGGAAATGGACGAATGGCCAGCTTTTTTGCTTCGCTTCATCCCCATTCATAACAGATTGGAAAAAGCCATTCCTGCTTTTGAGCGGCAGCTGAAAATGAAGCCTACTCAGTTTTTCAGGCATTTGAGCAAGGCCCCTAGACTGGACAAGACGGCTTATTTATTTGCTCTAGAGCAAACTACCAAGGAACTGGACATCCGCGCGCTGAATCAGGAACTGGAAGAGCTTAACCCCAAATCTGCTCCCATCAAAACGGTCAAACCTGGTAGAAACATTGACCTGCATATAGAAAAACTGGTAAAAGACTCCCATGGAATGAGCAATTCGGAGATGCTGAGAATCCAACTGGACACCTTCGAAAAAAATCTCGACCAGGCCATGGCTTCCGGAATGGACGAAATCACTTTTATCCACGGACTGGGAAATGGCGTGCTGCGCAAAGAAATTCACAAGTGCCTAAGCCAAATGCAAAATATTAAGTACTTTCAAGATACTCAAAAAGACCAGTGGGGCTACGGTGCCACTTTGGTCAGAATCTCCTGA
- the tsaD gene encoding tRNA (adenosine(37)-N6)-threonylcarbamoyltransferase complex transferase subunit TsaD, which translates to MGTNNIFILAIESSCDETSASVIADGKVLNNIVATQSVHEKYGGVVPELASRAHQENIIPVVQEAILSAGITKDQLSAVAFTRGPGLLGSLLVGVSFAKSFAFSLGIPLIEVNHMQAHILAHFIDDPKPNFPFICLTVSGGHTQLVLVKSHLDMQVIGETRDDAVGEAFDKTAKLLGLPYPGGPLIDKHAKDGNPKAFAFPITRMPELDYSFSGIKTAVLYFLRDQLQENPKFIEENLADLCASIQYSLIEMLLIKLKKAVKETRVSEIAIAGGVSANSGLRESLTTLAAQIGWNLYIPKFEYCTDNAAMIAMAAHYKYLKGEFSTLDVAPLAKMKL; encoded by the coding sequence ATGGGTACCAACAATATCTTTATTCTAGCAATTGAATCCTCGTGCGACGAGACCTCAGCGTCTGTGATAGCTGATGGCAAAGTACTTAATAATATCGTCGCCACACAATCTGTCCACGAAAAATATGGAGGGGTGGTTCCTGAACTTGCATCTAGAGCACATCAGGAAAATATCATTCCGGTGGTGCAAGAGGCGATTTTGTCCGCAGGGATTACCAAAGACCAGCTTTCCGCTGTTGCATTTACCAGAGGACCAGGTCTATTGGGCTCACTACTGGTAGGGGTCAGCTTTGCCAAATCTTTCGCTTTTTCGCTGGGAATTCCACTGATAGAAGTGAACCACATGCAGGCGCATATTTTGGCCCATTTCATAGATGATCCCAAACCCAACTTCCCTTTTATCTGCCTGACTGTAAGTGGAGGACATACGCAGTTGGTATTGGTAAAAAGCCACCTGGATATGCAAGTCATAGGAGAGACCAGGGATGATGCTGTGGGTGAGGCTTTTGACAAAACGGCCAAATTGCTTGGGCTTCCTTACCCGGGTGGTCCGCTGATAGACAAGCATGCCAAAGATGGTAATCCGAAGGCTTTTGCTTTTCCCATCACCAGAATGCCAGAGTTGGATTATTCCTTTAGCGGGATTAAAACTGCGGTTTTGTATTTTCTGCGTGACCAGCTTCAGGAAAACCCAAAATTCATTGAGGAAAACCTGGCAGACCTTTGCGCCAGCATACAATACTCCCTGATAGAAATGCTCCTGATTAAGCTGAAAAAGGCCGTGAAGGAAACCCGGGTCAGTGAGATTGCCATTGCCGGGGGTGTTTCCGCCAATTCAGGATTGAGAGAAAGTCTGACTACTTTGGCAGCCCAAATAGGTTGGAACCTGTACATTCCAAAATTCGAGTATTGTACAGACAATGCGGCCATGATCGCCATGGCAGCACATTACAAATATTTAAAGGGGGAATTTTCGACCTTGGATGTCGCTCCCCTAGCTAAAATGAAACTTTAA